In Sebaldella termitidis ATCC 33386, one DNA window encodes the following:
- the rpsR gene encoding 30S ribosomal protein S18 codes for MAEFKRRKRRPKVKFKVEDINYKNVELLKNFMNDKGKISPARVTGLDAKIQRKIAAAIKRSRQIALLPYTKIER; via the coding sequence ATGGCAGAATTCAAAAGAAGAAAAAGAAGACCAAAAGTAAAATTCAAGGTAGAAGATATTAATTATAAAAATGTAGAATTATTAAAAAATTTCATGAATGATAAAGGGAAGATTTCTCCTGCAAGAGTGACAGGATTAGATGCTAAAATTCAAAGAAAAATAGCAGCAGCTATAAAGAGATCAAGACAAATAGCATTATTGCCTTATACAAAAATAGAGAGATAA
- a CDS encoding RsmE family RNA methyltransferase, translating into MLTIIIRNEDFISESNVEITEKNDINHVKNVYRYKTGDTIRLIDGKFEYKAVIAEIGNKRILLRVTEKHEDSYSLRVELDIALGILKNDKMNMALQKLTEIGINKIIPLKTDRVVVKLSDSKEKWNTVTEEALKQCRGVKIPEIERILTLKDIEFSAYDKVLFAYENSSENKPVFTILSGEEKRILYLIGPEGGFTEEETKYIREQGALEISLGKRIYRAETAAIVMGGILADVYK; encoded by the coding sequence TTGCTTACAATAATTATTCGCAATGAAGATTTTATATCAGAAAGCAATGTGGAGATAACAGAGAAGAATGACATAAACCATGTAAAGAATGTTTACAGATATAAAACAGGAGATACAATCAGACTTATAGACGGAAAATTTGAGTATAAAGCAGTAATAGCAGAAATAGGAAACAAAAGAATACTTCTTCGTGTAACCGAGAAGCATGAAGATAGTTACTCGCTCAGGGTAGAACTGGATATAGCTCTGGGAATTTTGAAAAATGATAAAATGAATATGGCTCTTCAAAAGCTCACAGAAATAGGAATAAATAAGATAATTCCTTTGAAGACTGACAGAGTCGTAGTAAAGCTTTCGGATTCCAAGGAAAAATGGAATACAGTAACAGAAGAAGCATTAAAACAATGCCGTGGTGTGAAAATACCCGAAATAGAAAGGATTTTGACACTGAAGGATATAGAGTTTTCTGCCTATGACAAGGTTTTGTTTGCATATGAGAACAGTTCCGAAAATAAACCGGTTTTTACAATTCTTTCTGGTGAAGAAAAAAGAATACTTTATCTGATAGGTCCGGAAGGCGGTTTTACAGAAGAGGAAACTAAGTATATCAGGGAACAGGGAGCTTTGGAAATAAGTCTCGGAAAAAGAATATACAGGGCGGAAACAGCGGCTATAGTCATGGGAGGTATATTAGCAGATGTCTATAAGTAA
- the rpsF gene encoding 30S ribosomal protein S6, giving the protein MRNYEIMFIVSTQLTEEEKQTGIKFVEDTLKASGADSVKTEIWGDRKLAYPINKKDNGYYVLTTFQMDGTRLTEVEGKLNINESLMKYMIVKND; this is encoded by the coding sequence ATGAGAAATTACGAGATCATGTTCATCGTGTCAACTCAGTTAACAGAAGAAGAGAAGCAAACAGGAATTAAGTTTGTGGAAGATACATTAAAAGCTTCAGGAGCAGATTCTGTTAAAACAGAGATTTGGGGAGACAGAAAATTAGCGTATCCTATCAATAAAAAAGATAACGGATATTATGTTCTGACTACATTCCAAATGGACGGGACTAGACTGACTGAAGTAGAAGGTAAGTTGAATATCAACGAAAGCCTTATGAAGTATATGATAGTCAAAAATGACTAG
- the cysK gene encoding cysteine synthase A — MLYENLLDIIGNTPIVKINNIFDTDSHADVYLKLENFNPGGSVKDRAALGIIEKAEKEGKLKPGSTIIEPTSGNMGISLAFIGSLKGYKTIIVMPDTMSIERRNILKALNAELILTDGARGMKGAIEKAESLASKNKNYFMPEQFSNPANVEAHYETTGEEILRDLPDVDVFIAGVGSGGTLSGVGRRLKEHSLDIQVVAVEPLTSAVISGEKPGKHQIQGLGAGFIPDTLDMKVIDRIIPVSDNKAFEFVKLIARKCGLFLGVSTGANVAAAYEIAKNMEKGKKVLTIASDTGEKYLSLNIYK, encoded by the coding sequence ATGTTATATGAAAATCTTTTGGACATTATCGGAAATACTCCGATTGTAAAAATCAATAACATTTTTGATACAGATTCTCATGCAGATGTATATCTCAAATTAGAAAACTTTAATCCCGGAGGAAGTGTAAAGGACAGAGCTGCACTGGGGATTATAGAAAAGGCTGAGAAAGAAGGTAAACTAAAGCCTGGAAGTACCATTATTGAGCCTACCAGCGGAAACATGGGAATTTCTCTTGCTTTTATCGGTTCTTTGAAAGGATATAAAACTATTATTGTCATGCCTGACACTATGAGCATAGAGCGGCGTAATATTCTAAAAGCCCTCAATGCAGAACTGATTCTTACTGACGGTGCACGCGGTATGAAGGGTGCCATAGAAAAGGCGGAATCTCTAGCGAGTAAAAACAAGAATTATTTTATGCCTGAACAATTCAGCAATCCGGCAAATGTCGAAGCACACTATGAAACTACGGGCGAAGAAATATTAAGAGATCTTCCAGATGTAGATGTCTTCATAGCAGGTGTAGGTTCAGGAGGGACTTTAAGTGGTGTAGGACGAAGATTAAAAGAGCATTCGCTTGACATACAGGTTGTAGCTGTAGAGCCTCTAACATCAGCGGTTATTTCCGGAGAAAAACCGGGAAAACATCAAATTCAAGGTTTAGGTGCGGGTTTTATTCCCGATACACTCGATATGAAAGTAATTGACAGAATAATACCTGTTTCAGATAATAAGGCCTTTGAATTCGTTAAACTGATAGCAAGAAAATGCGGTTTATTTCTAGGTGTTTCTACAGGTGCCAATGTAGCTGCAGCATATGAAATTGCCAAGAATATGGAAAAAGGAAAAAAAGTACTTACCATAGCATCCGATACAGGAGAAAAGTACCTGTCGCTGAATATTTACAAATAG
- a CDS encoding LytR C-terminal domain-containing protein: MKKIILILVSLFMIFGCIEYESKDVADKNRIFKSDNNFYVYYNGKFIEIPKGTYIANDKKIENYYIKKIVNKSELLNDLNKYFPDKIEYVTKGEKPKESIKLPVITSDGKTYIDSVKLEKLLVELPTRVAQNDKENIVAEEKPVSLEGKKIEILNANGIDGFASSLGDALMAKFKIVYNAENYTQEENYSYIINNKLDDNAANELLSSLSIKYIKKMKPGQIKPDADLVIITGKDTETGFKTEIMSAAENSAITEKLKAYTPVFTKADKYKDIDLKKLTGIQINYNPEDYYTAYKLGKLLNTTNLVEDASLKDSIIILTKD; the protein is encoded by the coding sequence ATGAAAAAGATAATATTAATTTTAGTAAGTTTATTTATGATTTTTGGATGTATAGAGTATGAAAGCAAGGATGTAGCGGATAAAAACAGAATTTTTAAGAGTGATAATAATTTTTACGTTTATTATAACGGGAAGTTTATAGAAATTCCAAAGGGTACATATATAGCAAATGATAAAAAAATAGAAAACTATTACATAAAAAAAATAGTTAATAAATCAGAATTACTAAATGATCTGAATAAGTATTTTCCTGACAAAATAGAATACGTAACAAAAGGGGAAAAGCCGAAGGAATCAATAAAGCTTCCGGTAATTACTTCAGACGGGAAAACCTATATTGACAGTGTAAAGCTGGAAAAGCTTCTTGTAGAGCTTCCTACACGTGTAGCACAGAATGATAAGGAAAATATTGTTGCCGAAGAGAAGCCTGTTTCACTTGAAGGGAAAAAAATAGAAATACTTAATGCAAACGGAATCGACGGCTTTGCCTCAAGTCTCGGAGATGCATTAATGGCGAAATTCAAGATAGTGTATAATGCAGAGAATTATACTCAGGAAGAAAATTATTCATATATTATAAATAATAAACTTGATGATAATGCTGCAAATGAACTTTTAAGCTCTTTGAGCATAAAGTACATAAAAAAAATGAAACCGGGACAGATAAAGCCTGATGCTGATCTGGTAATAATAACCGGGAAAGATACAGAAACAGGATTTAAGACAGAAATAATGTCAGCAGCGGAAAATTCGGCAATTACAGAAAAATTAAAGGCATATACGCCTGTTTTTACCAAAGCAGACAAGTATAAAGATATAGATCTGAAAAAATTAACAGGAATACAGATAAATTATAATCCTGAAGATTATTATACGGCGTATAAGCTGGGAAAACTGCTGAACACTACCAATCTGGTAGAAGATGCTTCACTGAAAGACAGTATTATAATTTTAACAAAAGACTAG
- a CDS encoding DUF445 domain-containing protein translates to MDRIAEFLLMVGVGALIGWFTNYLAIRLLFRPYNEINLVIFKLQGLIPKRRHEIAVNIAEVIETELISIREIGDKLDTSSFEYDDLDDFLDRLVKEKIKAELLEKNPFLKMFMNDGILNKMRDYIKKLILDNKEELFQLLLKSIEKNVDLKGHIIEKMDNFSLREIEDIIIKISKKELKHIEILGGILGGIIAVFQYLIITIIR, encoded by the coding sequence TTGGACAGAATAGCGGAATTTTTATTAATGGTCGGAGTAGGTGCACTAATTGGATGGTTTACTAATTATCTGGCAATAAGACTTTTGTTTAGACCATATAATGAAATTAATTTAGTAATTTTTAAGCTACAAGGTTTAATTCCAAAGAGAAGACATGAAATAGCAGTTAATATAGCCGAAGTTATAGAAACAGAATTGATTTCTATAAGGGAAATCGGCGATAAATTAGATACAAGCTCATTTGAATATGATGATCTGGATGATTTTTTAGACAGACTGGTAAAGGAAAAAATAAAAGCCGAATTATTGGAAAAAAATCCTTTCCTGAAAATGTTTATGAATGATGGAATATTAAACAAAATGAGAGATTATATAAAAAAATTAATTTTAGATAATAAAGAGGAATTATTCCAGTTACTTTTGAAATCAATAGAAAAAAATGTAGATCTGAAAGGTCACATAATAGAAAAAATGGATAATTTTTCCCTTAGGGAAATAGAGGATATTATTATCAAAATTTCAAAGAAAGAGCTGAAGCATATAGAAATACTCGGAGGAATACTTGGGGGCATTATAGCAGTATTTCAGTATTTAATAATAACTATAATTCGGTAA
- a CDS encoding single-stranded DNA-binding protein: protein MNLVTLIGRLTRDPELKYSQSGKAFCKFSIAVTREFNRDEADFINCVAWDKRAETIAEYLRKGRRIALQGRLSVRSYEQNGETKWMTEVIVDKFDFIDTAAASGGSSYEDKKSSNEPGFSNEVVSEDTIDDDDFPF, encoded by the coding sequence ATGAATTTAGTAACTTTAATAGGAAGATTGACAAGAGATCCTGAATTGAAATATTCTCAGTCAGGAAAAGCTTTTTGTAAATTTTCTATAGCTGTAACAAGAGAATTTAACAGAGACGAAGCAGATTTTATAAACTGTGTTGCCTGGGATAAAAGGGCAGAAACTATAGCTGAATATCTGAGAAAAGGTAGAAGAATCGCTCTGCAGGGAAGATTAAGCGTAAGAAGCTATGAGCAGAATGGTGAAACTAAATGGATGACAGAGGTTATAGTAGATAAATTTGATTTTATTGACACAGCAGCAGCATCTGGCGGTTCGTCATATGAAGATAAAAAATCATCAAATGAGCCTGGCTTCAGCAATGAAGTAGTCAGTGAAGATACAATCGATGATGATGATTTTCCATTTTAA
- the epsC gene encoding serine O-acetyltransferase EpsC has translation MFKWLNGELQNILDKDPAANNKLQVFLLYPSIHAVIHHKISHFLYKKKIIFLARLISQISRFFTGIEIHPGAQIEKHLFMDHGMGIVIGETSIIGENVTIYHGVTLGGVSLDKGKRHPTIGNNVIIGAGAKVLGNITIGDNSKIGANSVILKDIPKDSVAVGVPGKIITKSSSDS, from the coding sequence ATTTTTAAATGGTTAAACGGCGAATTGCAGAACATATTGGATAAAGATCCGGCGGCAAATAATAAATTACAGGTCTTTTTGCTTTACCCATCAATACATGCCGTAATTCATCATAAAATTTCACATTTCTTATACAAGAAAAAAATTATTTTTTTAGCAAGATTAATTTCACAAATTTCCAGATTCTTTACAGGGATAGAAATACATCCTGGTGCCCAGATAGAAAAACATCTGTTTATGGATCACGGTATGGGTATTGTTATCGGTGAAACTTCCATTATTGGTGAGAATGTTACTATTTATCACGGGGTTACTCTGGGAGGTGTTTCACTTGACAAAGGAAAAAGACATCCGACTATAGGAAATAATGTTATAATCGGTGCAGGTGCAAAAGTTCTGGGTAACATAACTATTGGTGATAATTCCAAAATCGGGGCGAATTCAGTCATACTGAAAGATATTCCGAAAGACTCTGTTGCTGTAGGAGTCCCGGGTAAAATAATCACCAAAAGCAGCTCCGATTCATAA
- the ruvB gene encoding Holliday junction branch migration DNA helicase RuvB produces the protein MEDIDRILTDKELSEDNVQKSLRPRTFNEYIGQKLLKEKMSIFIRAAQSRNEAMDHILLYGPPGLGKTTLAGVIANEMGVNLKITTGPVLEKAGDLAAILTSLEENDILFIDEIHRLNTSVEEILYPAMEDGELDILIGKGPSARSIRIELPKFTLIGATTKAGQLSTPLRDRFGVTHKMEYYNIEELKEILVRGIAILGIKAEENGIEEIAMRSRGTPRIANRLLKRARDYAEIKGTGVLNQKSVKGVLDLLGIDEKGLDELDRSILKSIIVNYDGGPVGIETLSLLLGEDKRTIEEVYEPYLVKIGFIKRTQRGRVVTNRGYVHLGLEERTDQTKLF, from the coding sequence ATGGAAGATATTGACAGAATTCTCACTGATAAGGAATTATCAGAAGATAATGTTCAAAAATCTCTTAGACCAAGAACCTTTAATGAATATATTGGACAGAAACTGCTGAAAGAAAAAATGAGCATTTTTATCAGAGCTGCTCAGAGCAGAAATGAAGCTATGGATCATATTTTATTATATGGTCCTCCCGGATTGGGAAAAACCACTTTGGCAGGTGTTATTGCCAATGAAATGGGAGTAAACCTGAAGATTACCACGGGGCCGGTTTTGGAAAAAGCCGGTGATCTTGCTGCAATACTCACTTCTCTTGAAGAAAATGATATATTATTCATAGATGAAATTCACAGACTGAATACTTCGGTGGAAGAAATTCTTTATCCCGCAATGGAAGACGGGGAGCTGGATATACTAATAGGAAAAGGACCGTCAGCGCGAAGTATCAGAATAGAACTCCCAAAATTTACTCTTATAGGTGCTACTACAAAAGCAGGACAGCTTAGTACTCCTTTGAGAGACAGATTTGGAGTAACACATAAGATGGAATATTATAATATCGAAGAATTAAAGGAAATTCTGGTCCGGGGAATAGCTATCCTCGGAATTAAGGCAGAAGAAAACGGGATTGAAGAGATAGCAATGAGAAGCAGAGGAACACCAAGAATAGCCAACAGACTTCTGAAAAGAGCAAGAGATTATGCTGAAATCAAGGGCACAGGCGTTCTGAATCAAAAGAGTGTAAAAGGTGTTCTGGATTTACTCGGAATAGATGAAAAAGGACTTGATGAACTGGACAGAAGTATTTTGAAGTCGATAATAGTAAATTATGACGGGGGTCCTGTAGGAATAGAAACACTATCTCTTCTTCTTGGCGAAGATAAGAGAACTATTGAGGAGGTTTATGAGCCGTATTTGGTAAAAATAGGGTTTATTAAGCGAACACAGAGGGGCAGGGTAGTAACAAACCGCGGCTATGTTCATTTAGGTTTGGAAGAGAGAACTGATCAGACTAAATTATTCTAA
- the mtaB gene encoding tRNA (N(6)-L-threonylcarbamoyladenosine(37)-C(2))-methylthiotransferase MtaB, giving the protein MSISKKVAFYTLGCKVNQYETEIIKKDFLENGYNEVEFEDRADVYVINTCTVTSIADKKNKKMLRRAKKINPDSVVIATGCYAQTNVEDLKEIKEVDYIIGNVKKEEVYKIFSKKLSNYQVDNIFDQKEYSSQKYAVSRDKARAFVKIQDGCTKFCSYCKIPYARGMSRSRQPESVLEEIKFLGEAGYKEIVVTGINLSEYGSDFGENINFDYILEKILKIEEIDRVRVSSVYPDTLSEKFISLLKENKKLMPHLHVSIQSLDDKILKLMKRNYRAEFVVELLKKVQEEVPDSAITADIITGFPQEEEENFWNTFENMKKINFSDFHIFPYSDREKTAAAAFTGKIEPEVKKERVKILEKLKKSKIKEFREKFLDTVQKVYIEEIKAGKAYGYTENYLRVEVNSVSHKVADIVEVKIMSSAGDLLKGEVI; this is encoded by the coding sequence ATGTCTATAAGTAAAAAAGTCGCATTTTATACATTAGGCTGTAAAGTAAACCAGTATGAAACAGAAATCATAAAGAAAGATTTTCTGGAAAATGGTTATAATGAAGTAGAATTCGAGGACAGGGCGGATGTTTATGTTATAAATACCTGTACAGTTACCAGTATAGCGGATAAAAAAAATAAGAAGATGCTCAGAAGAGCAAAAAAAATAAATCCTGACTCGGTGGTAATTGCAACAGGCTGCTATGCACAGACAAACGTAGAAGATTTGAAGGAAATAAAAGAAGTCGACTATATAATCGGAAATGTAAAAAAGGAAGAAGTGTACAAGATCTTCAGCAAAAAGTTATCTAATTATCAGGTAGATAATATTTTTGATCAGAAAGAGTACTCTTCCCAAAAATATGCTGTTTCAAGAGATAAAGCACGGGCATTTGTAAAGATACAGGACGGATGTACCAAGTTCTGTTCTTACTGTAAAATTCCTTATGCAAGGGGAATGAGCAGATCAAGACAGCCGGAAAGTGTCCTTGAAGAGATAAAATTTCTCGGGGAAGCAGGGTATAAGGAAATAGTGGTAACAGGTATAAATCTGAGCGAATATGGTTCAGATTTTGGTGAAAATATTAATTTTGACTATATTCTGGAAAAAATTCTGAAAATAGAAGAAATAGACAGAGTAAGAGTAAGCTCGGTGTATCCTGATACATTAAGCGAAAAATTTATTTCACTTTTAAAGGAAAATAAAAAATTAATGCCTCATCTGCATGTCTCTATACAGAGTCTGGATGATAAAATATTAAAATTAATGAAACGAAATTACAGGGCGGAATTCGTAGTGGAGCTTCTGAAAAAAGTACAGGAAGAAGTACCGGATTCTGCAATAACTGCAGATATAATCACGGGTTTTCCCCAGGAAGAAGAAGAGAATTTTTGGAATACATTTGAAAATATGAAAAAAATAAACTTTTCCGACTTCCATATTTTTCCGTATTCAGACAGGGAAAAAACAGCGGCAGCAGCATTTACGGGAAAAATAGAACCAGAAGTAAAAAAAGAACGGGTAAAAATTCTGGAAAAATTAAAAAAGAGCAAAATAAAAGAATTCAGGGAAAAATTTTTGGATACAGTCCAGAAAGTTTATATCGAAGAAATAAAAGCGGGAAAAGCTTACGGTTATACAGAAAATTATTTAAGAGTAGAGGTAAATTCAGTAAGTCATAAAGTTGCTGATATTGTAGAAGTGAAAATAATGTCATCAGCTGGTGATTTATTAAAAGGAGAAGTTATATGA
- the mrdA gene encoding penicillin-binding protein 2, which translates to MRRQMDIDDEGRSIAFLVIVGFISMVLIGRLVYLQIIQNDLFKQKAQRNSLKSKVMKASRGLILDRDGKVLTRNNVGYQVVYILGKKREANPDDVLLISELTGMSVTDLKKRIKNQPRAGYENEVIAVEDLDKDIALRMAEKITDSERIEVREYNKRFYPEDMLASHIIGYMKPIDDKEWEVLKSDESYNRNDYIGKRGVEKQYDKVLKGIDGEEIVEVDAHRNVKSIRDRNDSVAGKNIYLSIDLDLQRYMTEQFKNDKGAFIAMEAKTGKIIVAVSNPEYSLNFMSSRFSSEEWDKLINDPNKPLNNKFSGSAYPPGSTFKVVTGMAILEAGISPQQTMYSTGSFQIGRTIFRDSHRGGHGTTNFYKAIRESVNTYFYTFSREVGIEKVAKTATDFGLGERAGIDIPGEEKGVVPTPEWKMKRFNQKWLPGDLVNMSIGQGYVLTTPLQVLMVYQGIANKGVMYKPTVVDKFVSFDGKVENKEPEVLRKLPFKPENIEIMREALKEPVNKPGGTARILYFPNIPVSAKTGTAQNTGFKDHHSWLAGYFPSDNPEIVFISLVEGGGYGGVASGDLVRKFIIKYNEKYNIAQ; encoded by the coding sequence ATGAGAAGACAAATGGATATAGATGACGAAGGGAGAAGTATAGCTTTTCTTGTGATAGTCGGATTTATTTCGATGGTTTTGATAGGTCGTCTGGTATATTTACAGATAATACAAAACGATCTTTTTAAACAAAAAGCACAAAGAAATAGTCTGAAATCCAAGGTAATGAAAGCAAGCCGGGGATTAATACTGGACAGAGACGGTAAGGTACTTACAAGAAATAATGTAGGTTATCAGGTTGTATACATACTGGGGAAAAAGCGGGAAGCAAATCCTGATGATGTTCTTCTGATTTCGGAACTGACTGGGATGAGTGTTACCGACCTTAAGAAACGTATAAAAAATCAACCCAGAGCAGGGTATGAAAATGAAGTAATAGCAGTGGAAGATCTGGATAAAGATATTGCCCTTAGAATGGCCGAAAAGATAACGGACAGCGAAAGAATAGAGGTAAGGGAATATAATAAAAGATTTTATCCGGAAGATATGCTTGCTTCACATATAATAGGTTATATGAAGCCTATTGATGATAAAGAGTGGGAAGTCCTGAAAAGTGACGAATCATACAACAGAAATGATTATATAGGAAAAAGAGGTGTGGAGAAACAATACGATAAAGTATTAAAAGGAATAGACGGGGAAGAAATAGTAGAGGTAGATGCCCACAGAAACGTAAAATCAATACGTGACAGAAATGACAGTGTGGCAGGAAAAAATATCTATCTTTCGATAGATTTAGATTTACAAAGATATATGACAGAACAGTTTAAAAATGACAAGGGTGCCTTTATTGCCATGGAAGCTAAAACAGGAAAAATAATAGTGGCAGTAAGCAATCCGGAATATAGTCTGAACTTTATGTCATCAAGATTTTCATCAGAAGAGTGGGATAAATTAATTAATGATCCTAATAAGCCTCTGAATAATAAATTTTCAGGTTCTGCGTATCCGCCGGGATCTACTTTTAAAGTGGTCACAGGGATGGCAATACTTGAAGCAGGAATAAGTCCGCAGCAGACAATGTATTCGACAGGTTCCTTTCAGATAGGAAGAACGATTTTCAGAGATTCACACAGAGGCGGACATGGAACAACAAATTTTTATAAAGCAATAAGAGAGTCAGTAAATACATATTTTTACACATTTTCGAGAGAAGTGGGAATAGAAAAGGTTGCAAAAACAGCAACGGACTTCGGTTTGGGCGAAAGAGCCGGGATAGATATTCCCGGTGAAGAAAAAGGAGTAGTCCCTACACCGGAATGGAAAATGAAAAGATTTAACCAAAAATGGCTTCCGGGTGATCTGGTGAATATGTCCATAGGTCAGGGATATGTTCTAACCACGCCGCTGCAGGTACTGATGGTATATCAGGGAATAGCCAATAAAGGAGTAATGTATAAACCAACTGTTGTAGATAAATTTGTATCTTTTGATGGAAAAGTAGAAAACAAGGAACCTGAGGTGCTTAGAAAGCTTCCTTTTAAGCCTGAGAATATTGAAATTATGAGAGAAGCTCTGAAAGAACCTGTGAATAAACCAGGCGGAACTGCAAGAATACTTTATTTTCCAAATATTCCTGTTTCAGCTAAAACAGGAACGGCACAAAATACCGGATTTAAAGATCACCATTCATGGCTGGCGGGATATTTCCCTTCAGATAATCCTGAAATCGTATTTATATCACTTGTAGAAGGTGGAGGATACGGAGGAGTGGCATCCGGAGATTTGGTCAGAAAATTTATAATAAAGTATAATGAAAAATACAATATAGCACAATAA
- the rsfS gene encoding ribosome silencing factor, with the protein MENSVKKAIEIIESKKGDNIKVYDVQGKSPFMDYVVVCDGSSSVKMEAIATELKKEISTYKSMEGAGESQWILIDFGDFIVNIFNGEKREYYNIDELYQSS; encoded by the coding sequence ATGGAAAATTCAGTAAAAAAAGCTATTGAAATAATAGAGAGCAAAAAGGGAGATAACATAAAAGTGTACGATGTACAGGGAAAAAGTCCCTTTATGGATTATGTAGTAGTATGTGACGGAAGTTCAAGCGTAAAAATGGAAGCTATAGCAACTGAACTAAAAAAAGAAATATCTACATATAAATCTATGGAAGGAGCCGGTGAGAGTCAGTGGATATTAATTGACTTCGGGGATTTCATAGTAAATATTTTTAACGGGGAAAAAAGAGAGTATTATAATATTGACGAACTTTATCAAAGTAGTTAA